Proteins encoded by one window of Rutidosis leptorrhynchoides isolate AG116_Rl617_1_P2 chromosome 7, CSIRO_AGI_Rlap_v1, whole genome shotgun sequence:
- the LOC139858783 gene encoding F-box/FBD/LRR-repeat protein At1g13570-like isoform X1, whose product MNAQRLLLDGTITTLPSNIIENILWLLPIEEIVRTSLLSKEWRYNWTKVPKVAFIEDLFHDSMFDESSGENQLPVDQGFEESTSESEMQKMIRRHKFFYAIYQFLLLHQGPIVDFTLSMRSSDATNDCAEIDQILLHLSRKNTVKKLRLSSMCDLPLSIFSFHQLTELYLSDCSICHVPPFNRFRSLTTLCLKDVRMYKKTLMHILSNNPLLKSLTMVTDGCSIILTRNDEYGTINELFQCLPLIEYLSFYVWDIESFGKGVVPRELATSLVHLKFLQLERMCFLENNWFQFLVLIIKSSPNLEKLTLKMMFVDTEDERWLDFDHDLYSATMQACSDIWLEHLIEFEIEEDFNAEHDLEFVKLILAKSPVLKKLRLGVYYKDADLKLLEALLSPPPSSPMVQIFGFRGGKDHPFEIDGVIY is encoded by the exons ATGAATGCTCAACGTTTGTTATTAGATGGAACGATTACAACCCTTCCTTCAAACATAATAGAAAACATCTTATGGCTTCTACCAATTGAAGAGATAGTAAGGACGAGTCTCCTCTCTAAAGAATGGAGGTACAATTGGACCAAAGTTCCCAAAGTTGCATTTATAGAGGATCTGTTCCATGACTCAATGTTCGATGAATCAAGTGGTGAAAATCAGTTGCCCGTCGACCAAGGGTTTGAAGAATCAACAAGTGAAAGTGAAATGCAAAAGATGATCAGGAGACATAAGTTTTTCTATGCTATATATCAATTCCTGTTACTACACCAGGGGCCAATAGTTGACTTCACGCTTTCCATGAGATCATCTGACGCAACTAACGATTGTGCAGAAATTGACCAAATATTACTTCATTTGTCTCGAAAGAATACTGTCAAGAAACTTCGTTTGAGTTCTATGTGTGACCTGCCATTATCCATTTTCTCGTTTCATCAGTTAACAGAGTTGTATCTCTCTGATTGTAGTATTTGCCATGTACCACCATTCAACAGATTTCGTAGCCTTACAACCTTATGCTTGAAGGACGTCCGCATGTATAAAAAAACACTGATGCACATCTTATCCAATAATCCACTACTTAAAAGCCTCACAATG GTTACAGATGGTTGTAGTATTATTTTGACCAGGAATGACGAATATGGCACCATCAATGAGCTATTTCAGTGTTTACCTCTAATTGAATATCTTAGTTTTTATGTTTGGGACATTGAG AGTTTCGGCAAAGGGGTTGTTCCACGAGAGCTTGCAACTTCATTAGTCCACCTCAAATTCTTGCAGTTAGAAAGAATGTGTTTTCTTGAAAACAATTGGTTTCAGTTTCTTGTACTCATAATCAAAAGCTCCCCAAACTTGGAGAAACTAACACTAAAG ATGATGTTTGTAGATACAGAAGATGAGCGTTGGCTGGACTTTGACCATGACTTATATTCTGCTACAATGCAAGCTTGTTCAGATATATGGTTGGAACATTTGATTGAATTTGAGATTGAAGAAGATTTCAATGCGGAGCATGACTTGGAGTTTGTGAAGTTAATATTGGCCAAGTCACCTGTTCTTAAGAAGCTCAGGTTAGGCGTTTACTATAAGGATGCAGACTTGAAGTTATTAGAAGCTCTTTTATCTCCTCCACCATCATCACCGATGGTACAAATCTTTGGTTTTCGTGGTGGTAAAGATCATCCCTTTGAGATTGATGGCGTAATCTACTGA
- the LOC139858783 gene encoding F-box/FBD/LRR-repeat protein At1g13570-like isoform X2 yields the protein MNAQRLLLDGTITTLPSNIIENILWLLPIEEIVRTSLLSKEWRYNWTKVPKVAFIEDLFHDSMFDESSGENQLPVDQGFEESTSESEMQKMIRRHKFFYAIYQFLLLHQGPIVDFTLSMRSSDATNDCAEIDQILLHLSRKNTVKKLRLSSMCDLPLSIFSFHQLTELYLSDCSICHVPPFNRFRSLTTLCLKDVRMYKKTLMHILSNNPLLKSLTMVTDGCSIILTRNDEYGTINELFQCLPLIEYLSFYVWDIESFGKGVVPRELATSLVHLKFLQLERMCFLENNWFQFLVLIIKSSPNLEKLTLKIQKMSVGWTLTMTYILLQCKLVQIYGWNI from the exons ATGAATGCTCAACGTTTGTTATTAGATGGAACGATTACAACCCTTCCTTCAAACATAATAGAAAACATCTTATGGCTTCTACCAATTGAAGAGATAGTAAGGACGAGTCTCCTCTCTAAAGAATGGAGGTACAATTGGACCAAAGTTCCCAAAGTTGCATTTATAGAGGATCTGTTCCATGACTCAATGTTCGATGAATCAAGTGGTGAAAATCAGTTGCCCGTCGACCAAGGGTTTGAAGAATCAACAAGTGAAAGTGAAATGCAAAAGATGATCAGGAGACATAAGTTTTTCTATGCTATATATCAATTCCTGTTACTACACCAGGGGCCAATAGTTGACTTCACGCTTTCCATGAGATCATCTGACGCAACTAACGATTGTGCAGAAATTGACCAAATATTACTTCATTTGTCTCGAAAGAATACTGTCAAGAAACTTCGTTTGAGTTCTATGTGTGACCTGCCATTATCCATTTTCTCGTTTCATCAGTTAACAGAGTTGTATCTCTCTGATTGTAGTATTTGCCATGTACCACCATTCAACAGATTTCGTAGCCTTACAACCTTATGCTTGAAGGACGTCCGCATGTATAAAAAAACACTGATGCACATCTTATCCAATAATCCACTACTTAAAAGCCTCACAATG GTTACAGATGGTTGTAGTATTATTTTGACCAGGAATGACGAATATGGCACCATCAATGAGCTATTTCAGTGTTTACCTCTAATTGAATATCTTAGTTTTTATGTTTGGGACATTGAG AGTTTCGGCAAAGGGGTTGTTCCACGAGAGCTTGCAACTTCATTAGTCCACCTCAAATTCTTGCAGTTAGAAAGAATGTGTTTTCTTGAAAACAATTGGTTTCAGTTTCTTGTACTCATAATCAAAAGCTCCCCAAACTTGGAGAAACTAACACTAAAG ATACAGAAGATGAGCGTTGGCTGGACTTTGACCATGACTTATATTCTGCTACAATGCAAGCTTGTTCAGATATATGGTTGGAACATTTGA